A portion of the Edaphobacter bradus genome contains these proteins:
- the rplL gene encoding 50S ribosomal protein L7/L12: MADIQQLEDSIVSLSLLEASALVKKLEERLGVSAAAAAVAAAPAAGGGAAAPAVEEKTEFTVILKDAGANKINTIKAVREVTALGLKEAKDLVDGAPKPLKENVSKEDAAAIAKKFEGVATVEIK; encoded by the coding sequence ATGGCGGACATTCAGCAGTTGGAAGATTCAATCGTTAGCCTGAGCCTCCTTGAGGCCTCGGCTCTGGTCAAGAAGCTCGAAGAGCGTCTCGGCGTCTCGGCGGCGGCGGCAGCGGTTGCTGCTGCTCCGGCGGCCGGTGGCGGCGCGGCTGCTCCTGCGGTCGAGGAGAAGACCGAGTTCACCGTCATCCTGAAGGATGCGGGCGCGAACAAGATCAACACCATCAAGGCTGTGCGCGAAGTCACCGCCCTTGGGCTGAAGGAAGCCAAGGACTTGGTCGACGGCGCTCCCAAGCCTCTGAAGGAGAACGTCTCGAAGGAAGACGCGGCTGCCATCGCCAAGAAGTTCGAGGGCGTCGCGACTGTTGAGATCAAGTAG
- the rplJ gene encoding 50S ribosomal protein L10: MALSRSQKSEKIKKLAGELEGSSSAIIGTFSALTASKDFELRKTIRNAGGSYHVVKNKLAERASEGTKIEAALKGLKGVNAVAYTAGDPVALAKALSTWVKDNSEFTFKLGIVDGKVLNVEEITALATMPGKEELFAKLLFLINAPAQRLATVINATGRDLAVVVNQGVEKGKFGGAAAPVAAVEAPVAEAPAAEVPAAEAPAAEA; this comes from the coding sequence ATGGCACTGTCCAGATCACAGAAGTCGGAGAAGATTAAGAAGCTGGCGGGCGAGCTTGAGGGCTCGAGCTCGGCGATCATCGGCACCTTCAGCGCACTGACCGCGTCGAAGGACTTCGAGCTCCGCAAGACGATTCGTAATGCAGGCGGCAGCTACCACGTCGTCAAGAACAAGCTGGCCGAACGCGCCAGTGAGGGCACCAAGATCGAGGCCGCTCTGAAGGGCCTAAAGGGCGTCAACGCTGTGGCTTATACCGCGGGCGATCCCGTGGCTCTGGCCAAGGCGCTCTCGACCTGGGTGAAGGATAACTCGGAGTTCACCTTCAAGCTTGGCATCGTTGATGGCAAGGTCCTCAACGTCGAGGAGATTACTGCTCTGGCGACGATGCCGGGCAAGGAAGAGCTCTTTGCGAAGCTTCTGTTCCTTATCAACGCTCCGGCGCAGCGTCTGGCTACCGTCATCAATGCGACTGGCCGCGATCTCGCTGTGGTTGTCAACCAGGGAGTGGAGAAGGGCAAGTTTGGCGGCGCAGCGGCTCCGGTGGCGGCAGTTGAGGCACCGGTGGCCGAGGCTCCGGCGGCGGAGGTCCCTGCTGCAGAGGCTCCCGCGGCAGAGGCGTAA
- the rplA gene encoding 50S ribosomal protein L1 has translation MARKISKNLAKARALVEPRPYVLADAVPLLQKAKYAKFDETVDLTMRLGVDPKHADQMVRGTVVLPHGLGKTKVVAVIASGDKVRDAEAAGAEFFGGEELVEKIQKENWTAFDALIATPDMMKSVGRLGKVLGPKGLMPNPKTGTVTTNVADAVKEIKAGKVEFRTDKTALVHVPVGKLSFDPQKLIDNATTVITSVVKAKPSAAKGKYIKSVTLSSTMGPGIQLDYSAAEAAGKA, from the coding sequence ATGGCCAGGAAGATTTCGAAGAATTTGGCGAAGGCGCGTGCGCTCGTTGAGCCCCGTCCTTACGTTCTCGCGGACGCGGTTCCGCTTCTCCAAAAAGCAAAGTATGCGAAGTTCGACGAGACCGTCGATCTGACGATGCGTCTTGGTGTGGATCCCAAGCATGCCGACCAGATGGTGCGTGGCACGGTGGTTCTGCCGCATGGCCTGGGCAAGACCAAGGTCGTGGCCGTTATCGCCTCGGGCGATAAGGTTCGCGATGCCGAGGCGGCGGGCGCTGAGTTCTTCGGCGGCGAAGAGCTGGTCGAGAAGATCCAGAAGGAGAACTGGACGGCGTTCGATGCGCTGATCGCGACTCCCGACATGATGAAGTCAGTTGGCCGTCTGGGTAAGGTGCTTGGACCGAAGGGCTTGATGCCGAATCCTAAGACCGGCACGGTGACGACGAATGTGGCCGACGCTGTGAAGGAGATCAAGGCCGGTAAGGTCGAGTTCCGCACGGACAAGACGGCTCTGGTTCACGTTCCCGTGGGCAAGCTCTCGTTCGATCCGCAGAAGCTGATCGACAACGCAACCACCGTAATTACGAGCGTGGTGAAGGCGAAGCCTTCGGCGGCCAAGGGTAAGTACATCAAGAGCGTGACGCTGAGCTCGACGATGGGCCCTGGGATTCAGCTTGACTACTCGGCTGCCGAGGCAGCAGGCAAGGCATAA